A genomic window from Engraulis encrasicolus isolate BLACKSEA-1 chromosome 14, IST_EnEncr_1.0, whole genome shotgun sequence includes:
- the si:ch73-15b2.5 gene encoding rho guanine nucleotide exchange factor 19 has product MDTHVHNNHEHDYEHFDTKGSGSRPNVFNEDVGAQKTSVEMGTHLHVGGEESRPSIFEMLGSVGIGAALRSVADTATSSLGKGALITPGHQLFSSPQPLAESPAVSPSPHHLEDKSTCSDLEEVEDEVLLNEDFGSNLFHNVPLYQEYLLKSMKADIQRVHQTGLSDLVASQQWLPGLECPAQPGLARSARLSLSPTPAVLKDRGAYSLWQELSVVKEQGLLGLLTAKEVRRQETMFELLTSEASYLKSLRVAVNHFQCSKTLQKTLSSLEHHILFSNLRGVCGVSESFLLDLERHLQESVVMSKVGDIVLHHRMKLHAVYVPYVTNLMYQEDLMSKLQKKHRFSHVLHKLERDAKCQRQTLKSFLVLPFQRITRIKLILEATLKLTDPDDSCFGPLSEAIDVLHQIVSECNKKVLCMKQTEELVHLEKLLDFGQMKAIPLTKPGRYLVREGRLRQTDVRVCAIAGSTVSFSDVYLHLFNDLLLLSVERESNFSVQEYAWFPCNVHAEDIKANILGQPKECFLLHLTPSHKSTTLILVANTCTERDLWVNALNSHR; this is encoded by the exons ATGGACACCCATGTACACAACAATCATGAACATGACTATGAACATTTCGACACAAAAGGTAGTGGCAGTAGGCCTAATGTCTTTAACGAGGACGTCGGTGCGCAAAAGACTTCTGTGGAGATGGGCACCCATCTTCAtgttggaggagaggaaagtaggccTAGTATTTTCGAAATGCTTGG TTCGGTTGGTATTGGAGCAGCCCTGAGATCTGTCGCCGACACGGCTACTTCGAGTTTGGGGAAAGGTGCGTTAATCACTCCTGGGCACCAGCTGTTCTCAAGCCCACAGCCACTGGCAGAAAGTCCTGCTGTCTCACCATCACCTCACCACCTGGAAGATAAGAGCACGTGCAG TGACttggaggaggtggaagatgagGTGTTGTTGAATGAGGACTTTGGATCCAATTTATTTCATAACG TTCCCCTCTACCAGGAGTACCTTCTGAAGTCTATGAAGGCTGATATTCAAAGAGTGCATCAGACTGGTCTCTCTGACTTGGTGGCCTCCCAACAATGGCTACCCGGTCTGGAGTGCCCAGCTCAACCTGGCTTGGCAAGATCAGCCAGGCTCTCGCTGTCTCCAACTCCTGCTGTCCTCAAAGATAGGGGTGCCTACTCTCTGTGGCAGGAGCTTAGTGTGGTTAAAGAGCAAGGCCTTCTTGGATTGCTCACTGCAAAGGAGGTCAGACGACAGGAG ACCATGTTTGAACTACTGACCTCCGAAGCCTCCTATCTGAAGAGCCTGAGGGTTGCAGTCAATCATTTCCAGTGCTCCAAGACACTTCAAAAAACCCTGTCCTCTCTGGAGCATCACATCCTTTTCTCCAACCTCCGTGGGGTCTGTGGGGTTAGTGAGAG CTTTTTGCTCGATCTGGAGCGTCACCTTCAGGAGAGTGTGGTCATGTCAAAAGTCGGGGACATTGTGTTGCATCACAGAATGAAACTCCATGCAGTCTACGTGCCTTATGTGACTAACCTGATGTATCAAGAGGACCTGATGTCCAAACT ACAGAAGAAGCACAGGTTTTCACATGTTCTGCACAAACTGGAGAGGGATGCAAAGTGTCAGAGGCAAACCCTGAAGTCCTTCCTGGTTCTTCCCTTCCAGAGAATCACCAGAATAAAGCTCATTTTAGAG GCAACCTTGAAGCTGACCGATCCAGATGATTCATGTTTTGGGCCTTTATCAGAAGCCATTGATGTCCTGCATCAG ATTGTGAGCGAGTGTAATAAAAAGGTACTGTGCATGAAGCAAACAGAGGAACTGGTGCACTTGGAGAAGCTGCTAGATTTTGGTCAAATGAAG GCCATTCCTTTGACCAAACCGGGGCGCTACCTGGTTCGTGAGGGCCGGCTGAGGCAAACAGACGTGAGGGTCTGTGCCATAGCAGGGTCCACAGTGTCTTTCTCAGACGTCTATTTGCATCTCTTCAATGATCTGCTACTCCTCTCCGTAGAAAG GGAAAGTAATTTCAGTGTGCAAGAATATGCTTGGTTCCCTTGCAACGTGCACGCAGAGGACATAAAAGCAAACATCCTTGGCCAACCAAAAGAATGCTTTCTGCTCCACTTGACTCCGAGCCACAAGTCCACAACCCTTATTCTGGTGGCCAACACATG TACTGAGAGGGATCTGTGGGTGAATGCACTCAATTCACACAGATGA